Below is a window of Candidatus Methylomirabilota bacterium DNA.
GTAGCTCGCCCAGATCAGCGAGGTCTTTCCCAGCCGCTTGGCGAGCGCGCGCCGCGCCTCCCGGACCGCCACCCCGACCGACTCGCCGCGCCCGAGCTGGCGATAGAACTCCAGCGCGTAGTGCAAGCTGTGCCGGTCCTGCAGCGTCCGGAGGCTGCCGATGTAGTGCTTGACGCCGGTGAGGAGCACGGCGTTGGCGAGCCCGAAGACGCGGGTTTCCAGGGCCGCCCCCCGCCAGCGCGGCGTCTGGCCGGACTGGCACGCGTTCAGGAAGATGAGCCGGGGGGCCGGCGCCCCCTGGGCGAGCCCGATCAGCTCGGCGGCCGGGAGGCGACCGTCGGCCAGGACGAAGTTGCTGTCGGCGGGCTTCAGCGCCTCGTAGTCGGCGTGACCGGCGAAGTGCAGGACGTCGCAGGTGCCGAAGTGCGTCAGGAACTCCTGGCGCGTGGCCGCCTGCCCGGGGAGCACGACCCGGAACTCGGCGCGGCTGTTCAGCTGGGCCGCGAGCTGGGTCCCTTCCCGGCGGGCCTCGGGGAGGTCGCCGCGGGGGTCGGCCACCACGGCCACCCGGAGCGGGCTCTGGGGCTCGCGTGGCTCGGCGACGGCCACCGTCTGCGGCGTGCTGACCACGCGCCCGATGCCGAAGAGCAGGCAGAGGAAGTCCTGCCCGGTGTGCGCGAGCTCCCAGGGGATCTGCACCAGCTGGTCGTCGATCACCAGCCGGAGCTCGTCGGCCTTGCTCTGGCCGAGCCGCTCACGGGTCTGCGGCGGCAGGAGCAGCCCGTAGAGGAGCTGGCCGAGCCGGACGAGCTCGTCCAGGTCCCGTCTGGCGATCCGCCCTTCCAGGTCCCCCGCCTCCAGGATCGCCCCGATGCGCTCGACGGGCTCGCTGACCGCCGCCTCATCCCACTCGAGCTCCTCGTACGTCCGGAGCGTCTCCTCCTCGCCCTCCCGCTGCTCGTAGCTGGACACCTTCAACCGGTCGAGGTGCCGGGAGAGCTCGAGGACGAAGACCTTGCGCCGGCCCTCGGGCTCGCCGCGGACCGGGGCGCGCACCGCGCCCTGCTCCGGCGCCCACGCGACCTCGTACAGCATCACGTTGGCCAGCTTCCCCTTGAGCGCGGAGGCGCCGAGGGGCCGGAACAGCGCGGTGCCCAGCTCGGGAATGGCCTCGGCCTGGACGGCCTCGGTCACCAGGACCTGGTCCGGATGGGCGAGCCCCTGGACACGGGCGGCCGCGTTGACGACGTCGCCGAAGACGTCGTGCTCCTCCACGATGCCGACCCCGGTGTTGATGCCGATCCGCAGGTGGATCTGCTCGCGCTCGGGGCGGCCCTCGTTGAAGGTGGCCAGCGCCCGCTGGATCTCCATGGCCGACCGCACCGCGTGGGCGGCGGCCGGGAACGTCACCATGAGGCCGTCGCCCAGCTGCTTGACGATCCGTCCGCCGGCCGCCGCGATGGCCGGAAAGACGCGGTCGTTGTGGCGCTGGAGCATGGTGACCCCTTCGATGTCGCCCCGCATGTCGAAGACCGTCGTCGAGCCCTGGATGTCGGTGAACATCACGGTCACCGGCCGGGCGAACTTCGACTGGATCTCCTGGTCCAGCTCGCTGCGTCGCCGGAGGTAGTCCCACACCTCCCCCCGCGTTCCGTCGGTGGGCGGCGGCTCGGGGTCGGTCATGGCCATGTCCTCACTTCGTGATCACCTTGAGCTCTCGCCGCTGCGCGAGGTGGCGCTCGATCAAGCCCAGCACCGTCCCCTTGATGACGGCGAACGAGAACTGCGGCGTC
It encodes the following:
- a CDS encoding CHAT domain-containing protein, which gives rise to MTDPEPPPTDGTRGEVWDYLRRRSELDQEIQSKFARPVTVMFTDIQGSTTVFDMRGDIEGVTMLQRHNDRVFPAIAAAGGRIVKQLGDGLMVTFPAAAHAVRSAMEIQRALATFNEGRPEREQIHLRIGINTGVGIVEEHDVFGDVVNAAARVQGLAHPDQVLVTEAVQAEAIPELGTALFRPLGASALKGKLANVMLYEVAWAPEQGAVRAPVRGEPEGRRKVFVLELSRHLDRLKVSSYEQREGEEETLRTYEELEWDEAAVSEPVERIGAILEAGDLEGRIARRDLDELVRLGQLLYGLLLPPQTRERLGQSKADELRLVIDDQLVQIPWELAHTGQDFLCLLFGIGRVVSTPQTVAVAEPREPQSPLRVAVVADPRGDLPEARREGTQLAAQLNSRAEFRVVLPGQAATRQEFLTHFGTCDVLHFAGHADYEALKPADSNFVLADGRLPAAELIGLAQGAPAPRLIFLNACQSGQTPRWRGAALETRVFGLANAVLLTGVKHYIGSLRTLQDRHSLHYALEFYRQLGRGESVGVAVREARRALAKRLGKTSLIWASYVLYGDPVSRYVPRTEAPPRVSAARRTRLVLAAGAAGLAVLGLGLFFVGFPTGRAPSLLETGYRKLEAGQLEEAARDFQAAVGVRPAAAYAGLATVALRQNDLTKAGSLCVDALRLDAKQVGCLLIQGDLHLVEGDAPRARAAYEAALALPDITPAQQAIAHNRLGRLFAEGGQPEQAVAAYTKAHELDARNWESLSNLGALLRRQGRHAEAIAALEKAAALRPDDPLIQTFLKESREAEAVAQDRQRQQRIDTLVDDLVRRYRRGDVVRSPAARDDWTSRPRTLSLLGLESRGRVPFREGEPEFFLARLGQVLEADARVRLVERNVVDKLLGELKLGTSALADPGTALRLGRLLAAHLISVGSIAGAGPEWQLTLRVIETETSTVTASVAQSFPIGQSTREAAELVGRELGGKLNRAYPVRARVVAATQGEVTLNVGAAEGAAPGLRLQLLREGAQGREVVGEVEVVEVGDGRSRAKILTAQAPVVTGLKVLQSP